A single window of Armatimonadota bacterium DNA harbors:
- a CDS encoding putative transcriptional regulatory protein has product MAGHSKWHNIRLRKGKQDAERGKLFTRLAREIIVAAREGGGNPDANPRLRMAIQKARDAHMPQENIKRAIQRGTGEIAGAAYEEVVYEGYAPGGVAVMVECLTDNRNRTVSDVRAAFSKCGGSLGESGCVSWMFKPRGIIRVPKHAGDEDTVLAAALDAGADDMVTEEEFYEVYTEPEDLHRVREAIERAGLPIENAEITMLPTTTVHVEGKEAQQVLRLMEMLDELDDVQQVYANFDIAEEEIESAVR; this is encoded by the coding sequence ATGGCTGGACATTCCAAATGGCATAATATCCGCCTGCGCAAGGGCAAGCAGGACGCTGAACGCGGCAAACTGTTCACGCGCCTGGCGCGTGAAATCATCGTGGCAGCGCGGGAAGGCGGTGGTAACCCCGATGCGAACCCCCGCCTGCGCATGGCGATACAGAAGGCACGCGACGCCCACATGCCTCAGGAAAACATTAAGCGAGCTATCCAGCGTGGCACAGGCGAGATTGCTGGCGCTGCCTACGAAGAGGTGGTCTACGAAGGCTACGCACCGGGTGGGGTGGCGGTGATGGTAGAGTGTCTGACCGACAACCGCAACCGTACCGTCTCGGACGTGCGCGCTGCCTTCTCCAAGTGCGGTGGAAGCCTTGGCGAGTCGGGGTGCGTCAGCTGGATGTTCAAGCCACGCGGTATCATTCGCGTTCCCAAACACGCAGGCGACGAGGACACCGTGCTGGCAGCTGCGCTGGACGCCGGCGCGGATGACATGGTCACTGAGGAAGAGTTCTACGAGGTGTACACCGAACCCGAAGACCTGCACCGCGTGCGCGAGGCGATAGAGCGGGCGGGACTGCCCATCGAGAACGCAGAGATTACCATGCTGCCTACCACCACCGTTCACGTGGAAGGCAAGGAGGCGCAACAGGTGCTGCGTCTGATGGAGATGCTGGACGAACTGGACGACGTGCAGCAGGTCTACGCCAACTTCGACATCGCCGAAGAAGAGATAGAGAGCGCGGTGCGTTAG
- the miaB gene encoding tRNA-2-methylthio-N(6)-dimethylallyladenosine synthase, with protein sequence MSQVLEKSRPGYKIYTWGCQMNEEDSEQMGLYLERLGYRPVQEDEEAEVILLNTCSVRRKPEDKVFSLLGELRKWKERHPNGILGVCGCMVQVRSEELRKEAPHVDFIVGTANVARIPELVQEVRRSRKLMTALELPPRKGAIVTDVPQRITQRKPKLRAFVPIMYGCDKFCTFCVVPLTRGRERSRPTEDILEEIRYLAEHGTKEVTLLGQTVNSYGKNLLEGKVPFAKLLRLINDIPGIERIRFTSPYPRDFTDELIQTMAELPKVCEHVHLPLQVADNDLLREMKRGYTVEQYEAIVYKLRSAMPDIAITTDLMIGFPGETEEQFQHTLQFVEHIRFDSAFMFAYSPRPGTKAAEREDQIPRAVKMERLQRLIELQNRITCEINKSQEGNVYEVLVEGPSPKDPTKLTGLTRQNKTMNFEGPRELIGQTVRVRAVEGHLWGFIGELVDNRL encoded by the coding sequence ATGTCGCAAGTGCTGGAAAAAAGCAGACCGGGCTACAAGATATACACCTGGGGATGCCAGATGAACGAGGAGGACTCCGAGCAGATGGGGCTGTATTTGGAGCGGCTTGGATATCGCCCCGTGCAGGAGGACGAGGAGGCAGAGGTCATTTTGCTGAACACCTGCTCGGTACGACGCAAGCCGGAGGACAAGGTGTTCAGCCTGCTGGGTGAACTGCGCAAGTGGAAGGAGCGACATCCCAACGGCATCCTTGGGGTGTGTGGATGCATGGTGCAGGTGCGTTCGGAGGAGTTGCGCAAAGAGGCTCCGCATGTAGATTTCATCGTCGGTACGGCGAACGTCGCGCGAATCCCCGAACTGGTGCAGGAGGTGCGTCGTTCCCGCAAACTGATGACCGCGCTGGAGCTGCCCCCACGCAAAGGGGCAATCGTCACCGATGTGCCACAGCGCATCACCCAGCGCAAGCCCAAACTGCGGGCGTTCGTGCCCATTATGTATGGCTGCGACAAGTTCTGCACTTTCTGCGTGGTGCCGCTGACGCGCGGGCGCGAGCGTAGCCGCCCAACGGAAGATATTCTGGAAGAAATCCGCTATCTTGCCGAGCACGGAACTAAAGAGGTCACCCTGCTGGGGCAGACAGTCAACTCCTACGGTAAGAACCTGCTGGAGGGCAAGGTTCCGTTCGCCAAACTGCTGCGTTTGATTAACGACATCCCCGGCATCGAGCGCATCCGCTTCACCTCGCCCTACCCGCGCGACTTTACGGATGAGCTCATCCAGACGATGGCGGAGCTGCCCAAGGTGTGCGAGCATGTGCACCTGCCCTTGCAAGTAGCAGACAACGACCTGCTCCGCGAGATGAAGCGAGGTTATACAGTGGAGCAGTACGAAGCCATCGTGTACAAACTGCGCTCCGCCATGCCCGACATCGCCATCACCACCGACCTGATGATTGGCTTCCCGGGCGAAACGGAAGAGCAGTTCCAGCACACCCTGCAGTTCGTGGAGCACATCCGCTTCGACTCTGCCTTTATGTTTGCCTACAGTCCTCGCCCCGGCACCAAAGCCGCCGAACGTGAGGACCAGATACCTCGCGCGGTGAAGATGGAGCGGCTGCAAAGGCTGATAGAACTGCAAAACCGCATCACCTGCGAGATTAACAAGTCGCAGGAGGGCAACGTGTATGAAGTGCTGGTGGAAGGTCCCAGCCCCAAAGACCCGACAAAGCTAACTGGGCTCACCCGCCAGAACAAGACGATGAACTTTGAGGGACCACGCGAGCTGATTGGTCAGACCGTGCGCGTGCGCGCGGTGGAAGGACATCTGTGGGGATTTATCGGCGAACTGGTGGATAACCGTCTGTAG
- the rhaD gene encoding rhamnulose-1-phosphate aldolase, translating to MPVSPPFPTLTEIMGLIGEAGRRLAEIEASEGAAGNISVYIGWNIDPRRQFPLQETISVPTPVPELAEGLFLVTGSGRRLREIGTDPEANLGAVKVNPDGCSATLYTSPKRLFERLTSEFNSHLAVHRDQVLRTGTNFHALIHAQPLHLTYLSHIPRYQDECYLNQHILRWQPESIVQLPEGVGLVPFLLPGSEELMQATMEKLRQHRVVVWAKHGVMARSDASVKRALDRIEYAETGARYEYLNLLCGEQGEGLTHDEIVRLCQRLGIAQKVF from the coding sequence ATGCCGGTATCACCACCTTTCCCCACCCTCACTGAAATCATGGGCTTGATTGGCGAAGCGGGACGACGCCTCGCCGAAATCGAAGCCAGCGAGGGTGCGGCGGGTAACATCTCGGTGTACATCGGCTGGAACATAGACCCGCGCCGGCAGTTTCCCCTGCAGGAAACAATCTCCGTCCCCACACCCGTGCCCGAGCTTGCAGAGGGGCTGTTTCTAGTCACCGGCTCTGGGCGACGCCTGCGCGAAATCGGCACTGACCCCGAAGCCAATCTCGGCGCGGTGAAAGTGAACCCAGACGGATGCTCCGCCACGCTTTACACATCCCCGAAACGCCTGTTTGAACGGCTGACCAGTGAGTTCAACTCGCACCTGGCGGTACATCGCGACCAGGTGCTGCGCACCGGCACAAACTTCCATGCGTTAATACACGCCCAACCGCTGCACCTCACCTACCTTAGCCACATCCCACGCTATCAGGATGAATGCTATCTGAACCAGCACATCCTGCGCTGGCAACCGGAAAGCATCGTGCAACTGCCAGAGGGGGTCGGTCTGGTTCCGTTCCTGTTGCCCGGCTCAGAGGAGCTCATGCAGGCTACAATGGAGAAACTGCGTCAGCACCGCGTGGTGGTGTGGGCGAAGCACGGTGTGATGGCACGTTCCGATGCCTCCGTGAAGCGCGCGCTGGACAGGATCGAATACGCCGAAACGGGCGCACGCTACGAGTACCTTAACCTGCTCTGCGGCGAGCAAGGTGAAGGCTTAACGCATGACGAGATTGTGCGCCTCTGCCAGCGGCTGGGGATCGCGCAGAAAGTGTTTTAG
- a CDS encoding CoA-binding protein, producing the protein MLSDETIHAFLSARSLAVFGVSRDPEKYGYKVYKTLKEKGLRVFAINPRADAVNGDPVYPNLQSLPEVPEAIVTVVPPEVTRTVIADALAMGIRKIWMQPGSEHEEAVQQALQAGATVVHGGPCIMVVAKTHLR; encoded by the coding sequence ATGTTATCTGATGAAACCATTCACGCTTTCCTCAGTGCGCGGTCACTGGCGGTATTCGGCGTGTCGCGCGACCCCGAGAAGTATGGCTACAAAGTATACAAGACATTGAAGGAGAAGGGGCTGCGGGTGTTCGCCATCAACCCACGCGCGGATGCAGTAAACGGCGATCCTGTGTATCCGAATCTACAGTCACTGCCCGAAGTGCCAGAGGCGATAGTGACCGTTGTACCGCCGGAGGTTACCAGAACGGTGATTGCCGATGCGCTGGCGATGGGCATTCGCAAAATCTGGATGCAGCCTGGCTCCGAACACGAAGAAGCCGTGCAGCAGGCGCTGCAGGCAGGCGCAACGGTCGTGCACGGCGGACCGTGCATTATGGTGGTGGCGAAAACGCACCTGCGCTAG
- the leuD gene encoding 3-isopropylmalate dehydratase small subunit, whose protein sequence is MKPFEKITALVAPLDQPNVDTDQIVPKQFLKRVERTGFGQFLFYDWRFLPDGSPNPDFVLNHPRYQGAQILLARENFGCGSSREHAPWALLDYGFRVIIAPSFADIFKTNCFKNGILPVELPSEVVDDLFRRVNTQEGYQITVDLEAQTLTGSDGFTCRFEIDPFRKRCLLEGLDDIGLTLQYEDKIAAYEATHREPWQAAVAGRT, encoded by the coding sequence ATGAAACCTTTTGAGAAGATAACCGCGCTGGTGGCTCCGCTGGATCAACCGAATGTAGACACCGACCAGATTGTTCCCAAACAGTTCTTGAAGCGGGTGGAGCGTACCGGCTTCGGGCAGTTCCTCTTCTACGACTGGCGGTTTTTACCTGACGGCTCGCCCAATCCCGATTTCGTGCTGAATCACCCGCGCTATCAAGGAGCGCAGATCCTGCTCGCCCGCGAGAACTTCGGCTGCGGTTCCAGCCGTGAGCACGCACCCTGGGCATTGCTGGACTATGGCTTTCGGGTGATTATCGCACCTTCCTTTGCCGATATCTTCAAAACCAACTGCTTCAAGAACGGCATCCTGCCGGTGGAACTGCCCTCGGAGGTGGTGGACGACCTGTTCCGCCGCGTCAACACGCAGGAAGGCTACCAGATAACCGTAGACCTGGAGGCACAGACACTCACCGGTAGCGATGGCTTCACCTGTCGGTTCGAAATAGACCCCTTCCGCAAGAGGTGCCTGCTGGAAGGGCTGGACGACATCGGTTTGACTCTGCAGTACGAGGACAAAATCGCCGCTTACGAGGCGACGCATCGTGAACCATGGCAGGCGGCAGTAGCGGGGCGGACGTAG
- the leuC gene encoding 3-isopropylmalate dehydratase large subunit has product MPTLFEKIWNAHVVYEEPGRPTLLYIDRHLVHEVTSPQAFDGLREAGRKVRRPDLTFATMDHNVPTDNRLVIVDPISRRQIEVLRRNCEEFGITLFDLDSEDNGIVHVIGPDLGITLPGLTIVCGDSHTSTHGAFGALAFGIGTSEVEHVLATQTLPQTKPRTMAIRLDGKLPLGVTAKDIILAVIGRIGAGGGTGCVIEYMGEAVRALSMEERLTICNMSIEAGARAGMIAPDETTFAYLEGRRFAPQGKQFERAVAYWQTLPSDPDARFDREVQFDVSTFVPQVTWGTSPDQVVDVTDRVPDPASFTDETKAKAAERALHYMGLKPGTPIQEIRVDRVFIGSCTNGRLRDLRAAAAVVKGKRVAPHVRAMVVPGSQRVKRMAEEEGLHRIFIEAGFEWRDSGCSMCLGMNPDILQPGERSASTSNRNFEGRQGRGGRTHLVSPEMAAAAAIAGHFVDIREWYREGKIAEEVLRP; this is encoded by the coding sequence ATGCCCACTCTGTTTGAAAAAATCTGGAACGCACATGTTGTCTACGAAGAACCCGGACGACCGACTTTACTATACATCGATCGCCATCTGGTGCATGAGGTGACCTCTCCGCAGGCATTTGACGGCTTGCGAGAGGCAGGGCGCAAGGTGCGTCGTCCTGACCTTACCTTCGCTACGATGGACCATAACGTACCGACAGATAACCGTCTGGTCATCGTCGACCCCATTTCCCGCCGTCAGATTGAGGTGTTGCGTCGCAACTGCGAAGAGTTCGGCATTACCCTGTTTGACCTCGACAGCGAGGACAACGGCATCGTACACGTCATTGGTCCCGACCTGGGCATCACCTTGCCGGGCTTAACTATCGTGTGTGGAGACAGCCATACATCCACACACGGCGCGTTTGGCGCGCTGGCGTTTGGTATCGGCACGTCAGAGGTAGAGCATGTGCTGGCAACGCAAACTCTGCCGCAGACCAAACCACGCACGATGGCGATACGGCTGGATGGGAAACTTCCCCTGGGTGTTACCGCCAAAGACATTATCCTGGCTGTCATCGGTCGCATTGGCGCGGGTGGAGGGACCGGGTGCGTTATTGAATACATGGGCGAAGCCGTCCGCGCGCTGAGCATGGAGGAGCGCTTGACGATATGCAATATGTCCATCGAGGCGGGCGCACGCGCTGGCATGATTGCGCCTGATGAAACCACCTTCGCCTATCTGGAGGGCAGACGCTTCGCCCCACAGGGCAAACAGTTCGAGCGGGCGGTCGCCTACTGGCAAACTTTACCATCCGACCCCGATGCACGGTTCGACCGTGAGGTGCAGTTCGATGTTTCCACTTTTGTGCCGCAGGTTACGTGGGGCACGAGTCCCGATCAGGTAGTGGATGTGACCGACCGTGTACCCGACCCCGCTTCCTTCACCGACGAGACGAAGGCAAAGGCGGCGGAGCGTGCCCTGCATTACATGGGACTGAAGCCGGGCACGCCCATTCAAGAGATTCGGGTAGACAGGGTGTTCATCGGTTCCTGCACAAACGGTCGGCTACGCGACCTGCGCGCAGCGGCGGCGGTAGTCAAGGGCAAGAGGGTGGCTCCGCATGTGCGGGCGATGGTGGTTCCTGGCTCTCAGCGCGTGAAAAGGATGGCGGAAGAGGAGGGGCTACACCGCATCTTTATCGAAGCGGGCTTCGAGTGGCGCGATTCGGGCTGTAGCATGTGCCTAGGCATGAACCCTGATATCCTGCAACCGGGTGAACGTTCCGCCTCCACCAGTAACCGCAATTTTGAGGGTAGACAGGGACGTGGCGGGCGCACCCATCTGGTCAGCCCCGAAATGGCAGCCGCTGCCGCTATCGCCGGGCACTTCGTGGACATCCGCGAATGGTATCGTGAAGGTAAAATCGCCGAGGAGGTACTGCGCCCATGA
- a CDS encoding type 11 methyltransferase has product MNPAEYERMYRYEDRYWWFVSRRELVDSLVRRLPLTSRPVIVDVGCGTGATAVQLQRYGTVIGVDISPLALAWSRQRGLGNLLLSAAERLPLAHESVDVIVATDILEHLDDDVAVLKEFYRVLKPGGYVVVTVPAYSILWSEHDLALMHRRRYVASVLAKRSRAAGFEIVRLTYALFFLFPLALVMRLLKRRPPPDKEPEAQLPPLPEWLNRFLIRFQRIETAMLARLRFPWGVSVVAVLRKP; this is encoded by the coding sequence ATGAACCCTGCCGAATACGAACGCATGTATCGCTACGAGGACCGCTACTGGTGGTTCGTCAGTCGTCGTGAGCTGGTCGATTCGCTGGTGCGTCGGCTTCCTCTCACATCCCGTCCGGTCATCGTCGATGTTGGCTGCGGTACGGGCGCAACTGCTGTACAGCTGCAGCGGTACGGTACGGTTATCGGTGTGGACATTTCGCCCCTTGCCCTGGCGTGGAGCCGACAGCGTGGGCTGGGCAACCTGTTGCTATCGGCAGCGGAGCGGCTGCCCCTTGCCCATGAAAGCGTAGACGTTATCGTTGCGACCGATATCCTGGAACATCTGGACGACGACGTTGCTGTTCTGAAAGAGTTCTATCGTGTGCTGAAGCCGGGCGGATACGTGGTGGTTACCGTGCCCGCCTATAGTATCCTCTGGAGCGAGCACGACCTTGCGCTCATGCACCGACGGCGCTACGTGGCTAGCGTGCTGGCAAAACGCAGCCGCGCTGCAGGCTTCGAAATAGTTCGCCTGACGTACGCCCTCTTTTTCCTGTTCCCTCTCGCGCTGGTGATGCGACTGCTCAAACGCCGGCCACCGCCTGATAAGGAACCGGAAGCCCAGTTGCCTCCTTTGCCAGAATGGTTGAACCGATTTCTTATACGATTCCAGCGTATTGAGACCGCCATGCTGGCGCGCCTGCGCTTCCCTTGGGGGGTGAGCGTGGTCGCCGTGTTGCGAAAGCCATGA
- a CDS encoding glycosyl transferase, whose protein sequence is MSEKDTLSFTEPPAISVVVPAYNEEGRLGNTLPLMYAFLKEHFSWFELLVVDDGSTDRTPAIVRDFAEQHPEVRLISYQPNRGKGHAVRTGVLQSQGEWVLFSDADLATPIEELPNLAAKLREGYDIAIASRAVRGAQLVVRQPWYREFAGRSFNLMVQLLAVPGIHDTQCGFKLFRREAAREIFSRCEENGFSFDIEVLHVALRLGYRIAEVPVHWMHREGSKVRLLRDAVRMFLALLRISRRHHALRSVVQEPHQAP, encoded by the coding sequence TTGAGCGAGAAAGACACGTTATCCTTCACCGAGCCGCCGGCTATCTCGGTGGTGGTGCCTGCTTATAATGAGGAAGGGCGGCTGGGTAACACGTTGCCCCTCATGTACGCCTTCCTGAAGGAACATTTCTCATGGTTCGAGCTACTTGTGGTGGACGACGGCTCCACTGACCGTACACCCGCTATCGTCCGGGACTTCGCCGAACAACATCCTGAGGTACGGCTCATCTCCTACCAGCCGAACCGGGGCAAGGGGCACGCGGTGCGAACCGGTGTTCTGCAATCGCAGGGTGAATGGGTGCTCTTCTCGGATGCCGATTTAGCCACCCCCATCGAGGAGCTGCCCAACCTCGCTGCCAAACTGCGCGAGGGCTATGACATCGCCATCGCTTCGCGAGCGGTGCGCGGCGCGCAGCTGGTGGTGCGACAGCCGTGGTACCGTGAGTTCGCCGGACGTAGTTTCAACCTGATGGTGCAACTGCTGGCGGTACCCGGTATTCACGACACGCAATGCGGGTTCAAACTGTTCCGACGAGAAGCGGCAAGGGAGATATTCTCACGATGTGAAGAAAACGGTTTCAGCTTCGATATCGAGGTGTTGCACGTTGCCCTGCGTCTGGGATACCGGATAGCGGAAGTGCCGGTACACTGGATGCATCGCGAAGGGTCTAAAGTGCGTTTGCTGCGGGATGCGGTGCGTATGTTTCTCGCTTTGCTGCGCATCTCACGACGGCATCATGCGTTGCGATCTGTGGTGCAAGAACCACATCAGGCGCCATGA
- a CDS encoding oxidoreductase has translation MQPIRIGMIGVGQIGKSHLRQYAQIPGAQVVAAADINEAELQRVAEEYHIPYTTTDFRKLLERDDIDAVDVCLHNNLHAPVTIEALQAGKHVYCEKPMAGAYVDALAMYEAAKRTGKKLSIQLATLFSKETKAAKRLINEGYLGRLYHARSTGFRRRGRPYVDGYGTASFVQKAVAAGGALYDMGVYHIAQVLYLLGLPKVERISGKVYQETDMDPRRREISGYDVEELGLGFVKCADNVTIDIIEAWAVHLDGFEGSSIFGSKGGIRLHPFGYFTTVADMDMNATFDLNSADWRWHQLLENTDAYDSPQHHWIAALQGRVELLPTAEIALATMLISEGIYLSDQLGREVTADEVRQASKSTAIKL, from the coding sequence ATGCAACCGATACGCATTGGCATGATTGGTGTTGGGCAGATTGGTAAGAGCCATCTACGCCAGTACGCCCAGATACCCGGCGCGCAAGTAGTTGCCGCCGCAGACATCAACGAGGCGGAGCTGCAACGTGTTGCCGAAGAGTACCATATCCCCTACACCACAACCGACTTCCGCAAACTGCTGGAACGTGACGACATCGACGCCGTCGATGTGTGCCTGCACAACAACCTGCACGCGCCGGTAACTATTGAGGCTCTGCAGGCTGGCAAGCACGTCTACTGCGAGAAGCCCATGGCAGGTGCGTATGTAGACGCCCTCGCCATGTACGAAGCGGCGAAGCGCACAGGTAAGAAGCTCTCCATCCAGCTGGCAACGCTGTTCTCCAAAGAGACCAAAGCTGCCAAGCGATTGATAAACGAGGGCTATCTGGGCAGGCTGTACCACGCCCGCTCGACCGGCTTCCGCAGACGCGGCAGACCGTACGTGGACGGCTATGGGACAGCGTCCTTCGTGCAAAAGGCGGTTGCGGCAGGTGGAGCGCTGTACGATATGGGTGTTTACCACATTGCGCAGGTGCTGTACCTGCTTGGCTTGCCCAAGGTGGAACGTATCAGCGGGAAGGTCTATCAGGAAACCGACATGGACCCTCGCCGACGCGAAATCAGCGGGTACGACGTGGAAGAACTGGGACTGGGCTTCGTGAAATGCGCCGACAACGTCACGATAGACATCATCGAGGCATGGGCGGTTCACCTCGACGGCTTCGAGGGGAGCAGCATCTTCGGCTCTAAAGGCGGCATTCGACTGCATCCGTTCGGCTACTTCACCACCGTTGCCGATATGGACATGAACGCCACTTTCGACCTGAATAGCGCGGACTGGCGCTGGCATCAGCTGCTGGAAAACACCGATGCCTACGACTCGCCCCAGCATCACTGGATTGCCGCACTGCAGGGGCGAGTAGAGCTGTTGCCCACCGCCGAAATCGCCCTGGCAACCATGCTCATCAGTGAAGGTATCTACCTTTCCGACCAGTTGGGGCGTGAGGTCACAGCCGACGAGGTACGTCAGGCGTCAAAATCCACAGCGATTAAGCTATAG
- the aspS gene encoding aspartate--tRNA(Asp/Asn) ligase: MQRWKRTHFCGTLRPEHIGQKVILNGWVHRSRDHGGLIFIDLRDRSGLVQVVFDPSVAPQAHAVAETVRAEYVLAVEGTVRRRPEGLENPKLATGEIELLASDVEVLNTCRPLPFQISDENLNVDESIRLRYRYLDLRRPEMFYRLELRHKVVNLIRQFLNERGFIEVETPILIKSTPEGARDYLVPSRLYPGHFYALPQSPQQLKQLLMVGGVERYYQIAKCFRDEDTRADRQPEFTQLDLEMSFVEQEDILQLIEEMTIFVVESVSSKKMIKPWPRLTYDEAMARFGTDKPDLRFGLELVDLSSALANTQAQIFRSVLDSGGQVKAIRIPGGAQYSRKDLDEITEFARRFGAKGLATIQWMETGVRSPIAKFLTHEEIDAIRRVTESQEGDMVAIVADQPKVVANVLSRLRNEFGKRLGLLDPNLLAFCWIVDFPLVEWNEEEGRWDPMHHPFTMPHPEDIPLLDTDPARVRASCYDVVCNGVEWASGSIRIHRRDIQQKVFQLLNYSEEETQARFGHMLEAFEYGAPPHGGIAPGIDRLVMFLTDDENIREVIAFPKTATGQDLLFGAPAPVDEKQLEELHIRVVLPEQKKGS; encoded by the coding sequence TTGCAAAGGTGGAAACGTACGCACTTTTGTGGAACACTGCGCCCAGAGCATATCGGACAAAAGGTGATACTTAACGGCTGGGTACACCGCAGCCGCGACCATGGAGGACTTATCTTTATTGACCTGCGCGACCGTAGCGGACTGGTGCAGGTAGTGTTTGACCCCAGCGTTGCCCCACAGGCACATGCGGTCGCCGAAACGGTGCGCGCCGAATACGTGCTGGCGGTGGAGGGAACCGTCCGCCGCCGACCGGAAGGGCTGGAGAACCCCAAACTGGCTACCGGCGAGATAGAGCTGCTAGCATCTGACGTGGAGGTGCTGAATACCTGTCGCCCTCTGCCCTTCCAGATCTCGGACGAGAACCTGAACGTGGACGAGTCGATTCGTTTGCGCTACCGCTATCTGGACCTGCGTCGGCCGGAGATGTTCTATCGCCTGGAGCTGCGCCACAAGGTGGTGAACCTCATCCGCCAGTTCCTGAACGAGCGCGGATTCATAGAGGTAGAAACCCCGATCCTGATTAAGTCTACGCCCGAGGGAGCGCGTGACTATCTGGTTCCCTCACGCCTGTATCCTGGGCACTTCTACGCCCTTCCGCAGTCGCCCCAGCAACTCAAGCAGCTGCTGATGGTGGGGGGCGTGGAGCGTTACTACCAGATAGCCAAGTGCTTCCGCGACGAGGATACCCGCGCCGACCGCCAGCCCGAGTTCACCCAGCTGGACCTGGAGATGTCCTTCGTGGAGCAGGAGGATATCCTGCAGCTGATTGAGGAGATGACCATCTTCGTGGTGGAGTCGGTGTCCAGCAAGAAGATGATTAAGCCCTGGCCCCGCCTGACTTACGACGAGGCGATGGCGCGCTTCGGAACCGACAAACCCGATTTGCGCTTCGGACTGGAGCTGGTAGACCTCTCCTCCGCGCTGGCGAACACGCAGGCTCAGATTTTCCGTAGCGTGCTGGACAGCGGGGGGCAGGTGAAAGCCATCCGCATCCCCGGCGGCGCGCAGTACAGTCGCAAGGACCTAGACGAAATCACCGAGTTTGCACGACGCTTCGGCGCGAAGGGACTGGCGACGATTCAATGGATGGAGACGGGGGTGCGTTCGCCTATCGCCAAGTTCCTCACCCACGAGGAGATAGACGCCATTCGCCGCGTCACCGAGTCACAAGAAGGCGATATGGTCGCCATCGTGGCTGACCAGCCGAAAGTAGTGGCGAACGTGCTGTCGCGCTTGCGTAACGAGTTTGGTAAACGGCTGGGTCTGTTAGACCCTAACCTGCTGGCGTTCTGCTGGATTGTGGACTTCCCGCTGGTGGAGTGGAACGAAGAGGAAGGGCGCTGGGACCCGATGCACCATCCCTTCACCATGCCGCACCCGGAGGACATTCCTCTGCTGGATACCGACCCTGCCCGCGTACGCGCCTCTTGCTACGATGTGGTGTGCAACGGGGTAGAGTGGGCAAGCGGCAGTATCCGTATCCACCGGCGCGACATCCAGCAGAAAGTGTTTCAGCTGCTCAACTACAGCGAGGAGGAAACACAGGCTCGCTTCGGGCACATGTTAGAGGCGTTTGAGTACGGTGCACCGCCGCACGGCGGGATCGCGCCCGGCATCGACCGCCTCGTGATGTTCCTCACCGATGATGAGAACATCCGCGAGGTGATTGCCTTCCCCAAGACCGCCACAGGGCAGGACCTGCTCTTCGGCGCGCCTGCACCGGTGGACGAAAAACAGCTGGAGGAGCTGCACATTCGCGTGGTGTTGCCGGAGCAGAAAAAGGGGTCATAA